The following are encoded together in the Apis mellifera strain DH4 linkage group LG4, Amel_HAv3.1, whole genome shotgun sequence genome:
- the LOC113218730 gene encoding myb-like protein D: protein MPSEISEFNDEPVSISYNENVERITGINHKKFGIPVHILKHRQQFWDELFYRYSEQSSDETVLNISSLKPVESESILIDQIYRKEYKPFNIIQYWVNTGYLPYKKLYIDKNTQSDIELSHSNEVCLSSSHKSSSSSVDTATYILSNMNTTNKIETMAIIEGAKHNAIENIENTENTENTEKLQITANNMHEKNNEHTENNNGNDQQYCMLNETHKVLNHVLQEQNIDIEKNISQLQKNVDLNNDDTVDMHDKLINNNLNKNSCIEQNSSNITNSLELQNSIIKRHRKKLYTGRNSPVDLINIRSNNKNTIFQSKRNLHPALDFECTLSKRYKIWKKRKSQFSIYNKYLMNNTQFNTSSLKKQRKRSKLRKTSIKNDETICMNNNTIQKNSKINRQSMKCNIDQSINRVPSINDLTNIKNKFNELINYEEKINVEQHKETNDITKKINLNPIIYLTRLSKDDIEKYKGSGKSKENINSIQLSINNQKHKKLSEMIKLKNLTVCLTRLSTLDIEKYKKSKNVLPKIINSNLNVCLEQLPEIEIQKYKNINNKELSKNDLISRSIQSHNDNINIHKFVQRNTLNCVYSNNDSGTNSYSNINLITEDTNSDQSTVLIYKCSNTSFDLSSSLSVLSETSSQFDFSKTFDSYILKSKERMKSNEKERKNKVFSKKINTTEKSVKNKIGRTSDKNQPNHIVDKNKYNIKNKKLSNINDSCKKSSNINKNIFLNENVHQNINSITLSSNKSEISSESSNIYTSNKKKRPRVVSSDEEDFVHCLKDTQKLKLKHYKMLNQNLNNMNKKTRKNIIKYSNLNTSLNEPELLTKNIRTQEEDISSIKKQKSLQQYNLSMGKDCNQSIIKAQTVIKDQIKKLSKVNTSQIAKKSHVSHLLFKTKIFSSDSEDSDSEYLTE, encoded by the exons ATGCCAAGTGAAATAAGTGAATTTAATGACGAACCGGTTTCAATATCTTATAACGAAAATGTTGAaag aattaCAGGTATTAAccataaaaaatttggaattccTGTCCATATCTTAAAACATAGACAACAATTTTGGGATGAATTGTTTTATAGATATTCAGAACaa TCATCTGATGAAACtgtattgaatatttcatcattaaaaCCTGTTGAAAGTGAATCTATATTAATAGATCAAATTTATAGAAAGGAATATAAACcattcaatataatacaatattggGTAAATACTGGTTATTTACCTTATAAGAAACTTTATATAGACAAAAACACACAATCTGATATTGAATTATCTCATTCAAATGAAGTATGTTTAAGTTCATCACATAAGTCTTCTAGTAGCTCAGTTGATACTGCTACATATATTTTGTCAAATATGAATACaactaataaaatagaaactaTGGCTATTATAGAAGGAGCAAAACATAAtgcaatagaaaatatagaaaatactgaaaatactgaaaatactgaaaaattacaaattactgCTAATAATAtgcatgaaaaaaataatgaacatactgaaaataataatggtaatGATCAACAATATTGCATGTTAAATGAAACTCATAAAGTGTTAAATCATGTATTACAAGagcaaaatatagatatagaaaaaaatatatcacaatTGCAGAAAAATGTAGATCTTAATAATGATGACACAGTTGATAtgcatgataaattaattaataataatttaaataaaaattcttgtattgaacaaaattcatcaaatataacaaacagTCTTGAATTGCAAAATAGCATTATAAAAAgacatcgaaaaaaattatatactggTAGAAATTCGCCAGTTGATCTTATTAACAtaagaagtaataataaaaacacaatatttcaatcaaaacGAAATTTACATCCTGCATTAGATTTTGAATGTACattatcaaaaagatataaaatttggaaaaaaagaaaaagtcaattttctatatataataaatatcttatgaaTAATACACAATTTAATACTTCAAGccttaaaaaacaaagaaaaagatcaaaattaagaaaaacatcaataaaaaatgatgaaactaTTTGTATGAATAACAATACTATtcaaaagaattcaaaaataaatcgacAATCAATGAAATGTAACATTGATCAAAGTATAAATAGAGTTCCatcaattaatgatttaacaaatataaaaaacaaatttaatgaattaattaattatgaagaaaaaataaatgtagaaCAACATAAAGAAACTAAtgatataacgaaaaaaataaatttaaatccaataatttatctaaCGCGATTATCAAAagatgatattgaaaaatataaaggatcgggaaaatcaaaagaaaacattaattcaattcaattatcaatcaataatcaaaAGCATAAGAAATTAagtgaaatgataaaattaaagaatttaactGTTTGTTTAACACGTTTATCAACACTTgatattgagaaatataaaaaatcaaaaaatgtattaccaaaaataataaattcaaatttaaatgtttgttTAGAACAATTAccagaaattgaaattcagaaatataaaaatattaataataaagaattaagtaaaaatgatttaatatcaaGATCTATTCAATcacataatgataatataaatattcataaatttgttCAACGTAATACATTAAACTGtgtttattctaataatgatTCTGGTACTAATTcttatagtaatattaatttaataacagaaGATACCAATAGTGATCAAAGtactgttttaatttataaatgtagtaATACATCGTTTGATTTGTCTAGCTCTTTATCTGTATTGTCAGAAACCAGTtctcaatttgatttttcaaaaactttcgatagttatattttaaaatcaaaagaaagaatgaaatcaaatgaaaaagaaagaaaaaataaagtatttagtaaaaaaataaatacaacagaaaaaagtgttaaaaataaaataggaagAACAAGTGATAAAAATCAACCAAATCatattgttgataaaaataaatataatataaaaaataaaaaacttagtaatataaatgattcttGTAAGAaaagttcaaatataaataaaaatatatttttaaatgaaaatgtacATCAGAATATAAACAGTATAACTTTATCTTCCAATAAATCAGAAATAAGTTCTGAAAGTAGTAACATATATACAAGTAATAAGAAGAAGAGACCACGTGTTGTCTCTTCTGATGAAGAAGATTTTGTACATTGTTTAAAAGAtacacaaaaattgaaattaaaacattataaaatgttaaatcaaaatttaaataatatgaataaaaaaacaagaaaaaatataataaaatattcaaatttaaatacttcATTAAATGAACCAGAACTTCtgactaaaaatattagaacacAAGAAGAAGATATTAGTTCAATcaagaaacaaaaatctttGCAACAATACAATTTATCTATGGGAAAAGATTGTAATCAAAGCATAATTAAAGCACAAACTGTAATTaaagatcaaataaaaaaattatctaaagtTAATACTTcacaaattgcaaaaaaatctCATGTAAGTCATTTACTTTTtaagacaaaaatatttagttcTGATTCCGAAGATTCGGATTCCGAATATTTGACAGAATGA